The following nucleotide sequence is from Pseudarthrobacter psychrotolerans.
GGTGGCCAGGTACAGCCAGCCCTCGCCGGTGCGCAGATAGGTGATATCCCCGACGAGCTTCGTGCCGGGAACCTGGGAGGTGAAGTCCCGGCCGATGAGGTCCTGAAAGACCTTGTCCGGATCCGAGGGGATGGTCGTGCGTTTGAAGGCGCGCATCCGCTTGGCCGTCCAGCCGTTCTCGGCCATGATGGCAGCCACCGTCCCCACCGAAACTTCCACGCCGGTGGCGGCGAGTTTGGTGTGGACCATGCGGTGGCCGAAGATCCCGTCGGAGGAATCGAACATCACCTTGACCTGCCCGGTCAGTTCGCGGTGCCGGGCGGCCGTCGGTGATTCCTTCTGGTCCAGCCAGCGGTAGTACGAGGCCCGCGGAACACCCAGCCGGGCGCACATCCAGGCCACAGGGAATTCGGCGTTCTTCTCCTGAACAAGCCGGTAGAGGTCCTCTACCGTTGTTCTTTGGCGAAGAACGCCGAAACTTTTTTCAGGAAATCATTTTCCCTTTCGACTTCCCGCAGCCGGGCCTCCAACGCCTTGTATTTCGCGGGATCCACCGGATCATCAGGCTTGCCGCCGGCCCCGGCTTCTCCTTCCCGGTGCAGCTGCACCCACCGCTTCAGCGCGGTCACGGAGATCCCCAGCTCGGGGGCAACCGAGGCGGGTGAACGGCCGGAGGAAACGACCAGATTCACTGCATCGGCCTTGAACTCATCGGAATAGGTGGGACGGGAAGACATGGGCACAATCCTTTCAAACTGTGTCTCACATCAGTAGTACACCTCACTGTGCCCGCTGCCGTCACCTGTCACCGCGCCAGCGCATGATGGGTTCAGTGGTGAGTGAGGACTGATGCCTGACCCGTCCACCCTTGCCTTCAGCCTGACGTACACGGGCACCCTCGTGGTGGCCCTGCTGATGTTCCTCTCCCAGGTCGCCGCATTCACAGCCCTGCTGGCCCTGGCCGGGACCCTCAGACTGCTGGTCGTGTCGGTGCGGGCACTACTGCGCCCACGTTCCGACTGACGCTGTGCTCGCCAGTAGGGCTGGTGAAAAGTGAAATATCCGACGGCAGCGCGATATTTCACCAGAAACGATCAGCCGTGGACCCCTGGCAACCGGGCCTGTTCGTAGCCAGGAAGGATCGCCCTTCGCGGGTTTGGGGTATCGCGAGAGGAGGTACCCGTGGCGTTGGCGTACGCGGAAACCGTTACAGGACGAGCCCTGGCATGCCTTGACCGGAAGGGATCTAAACGGTGTCTCACATCAGTAGTACACCTCAGTGGTTGGTTAGCCCGTCTTGCAATTGGGCTTCTGGCCGAAGACCAGCCAGTCGGGAAGTGCGTTGGTGAAGGCTGTCCGGATGGCGGGAGTCCCGGTTGCCGTCCAGTCAACGCGTGATCCGACCTCGTTTTCCTGTTTGTTCCACTCAAACCAGTTGACCATCTTCAGTTTCGGAAAGCGTGCGTGCAGGTCGGGGCTGAAGACCTGCCCCCACCAGGCCTGCTTGATGGCAAGTTCCTCGTTCGAGGGGAGCGAAGGGTTGAACAGGGCAGCGGTTTCGGGGATCGCCACCGGTTTGCCATGTTCTTCTCCGTAGACGGCGTAAAAGTCCGGAACGGCCAGATCATTTCCTCCGGCCCCGTTGTAAATGCCGGTGAGCTGCTGTTCGAACTTGCCGGATTCGGGAATGACGTTCGCACCCCACGGATAGGTGTTTCCCCAGTGATACAGGGAGATACCCACCCAGTCAACGGCGTCGTCGCCGGGATAGTAGGGCGCGTACGGGTCGTCGTTGCCGTCCAGGACTCCGTCGGCGTTCGTGTCCAGCAGTTTCCGGTCCTCGCTGCCGGGTGCAGCTTCATACGGGCCCCCACGGAAGGGATATCCGCCGCCATAGTTGGGCGCCCACATGGTGGCGCTGGCCGGCGCGGTCCGGTGTATCGCGTCCGCGACCCGGCGGAACGCGGCGATGTAAGCCGCGGGCTGTTGCCCCCACGGGTACCAGGTGCCGTTCATTTCGTGGGCGAACCTGACGATCACCGGGACGCCTGAGCTGTTTATTCCGTGCAGCGTCACGGCCAGGTCATCGGCCGCGCTTTGGGTTGCCGACGCCGGGCCGGCCAGAACCTCCAGGGTGAGCAGCAGTATGCCTCCCTGTTCCCGGACCTGGCCGGCGGCGCCGTCAAGGTTCGCCCGGCCCGTTTCCGTGAAGGGGAAGTCCGTGAAGGAAACCGCGACGGCAGGGCTGTGCCCCAGGCGTTGCGCGTAATCGCTCAACTGCTCGTGGCCCCAGTCCAGATTTACCCCGAAGAGAGCGCCCTGGTCCGGGACGATCCCGGTGTGCTCCGGGAGGGCACACACCGAAGGGGAGGCAGGATCTTTGGGGTCTGCCACGGGGGCGCACGAAACCAGACTCAGGGTCAGGGCAAGCACCCCCCACACGGCAAAGGGCTGTTTCGAAGGCATCGAACCAACCTTAACAGCCCGATCCGGGCCGTAACTGACTATTCCAGGAGTGCGCTAAGCGCCCCCTTCAATCCGCTTCCCGCTGATCCCTAATTGGGCATCGCGGCCGTGTTGGAGGTGCTGGTGCAGTCGGAATTCGGTTTGCAGGGCACAGGCACGCATCGGATTGAGGAAGTGCGTTGCCAATTGGGGGAGGATGCGGGCAGGGTCCGCCTGTGCCGGGTCTTCGCGAAGGCTTCGCTCCAGGTTGAGCGCAAGGTCTGCCAGGCGTTCGGCACCGAGCATTTGGCCGGAGATCCTAATGCTCCGAGCCGCGTCAAGGGTACCCCGCAAGTCTCCAGTGGTCAGTGTGAGGCGCAGCTTTTCCAGCCTCGTGGGTAGAAGGGAAATGAAGTTCCGAACGAACACAGGCCAGATCGTGTAATCGTCGTCCAGTTCCTCCCGGAGCCTCTCCAGGACGGCCGGATTCACCAGGACCGGTCCTTTTTCGTAATTCCCCGGCATCATGGTGCTCCGCCAGGCGTCTGCTGCGTTGTGTTCCGGCGCGGGCTGTGTACGCGTCTGACGTGCGGTCCCTCCCAGCCTTGGGCGGGAGCTGCAGGGGCCCCGGGGGCGATTTCGCGCGTCGGCACGAGTGCGGGCCACCTACACGTAACGGTTCCGACTCCCACGGGCTGCCCGGCCTCCTCGAACTCTTCTCGCTACGAAAAACTCTTTAACGGACGCTATCCCAGGACTCGAATCCCGGCACGAGTAGTCGGTACTCGATTTACGTAGGCCTTGGGCCCGCTTGTCTAAATGATGCGTCCCGGTAGACGGTCCGTGCCGAAGATGGTGTGGCTCCAGGGTCCCCTGCGGCCGCCGGGACGGGGCCACGAGGAGATGACTCCCCGCAGGTGCGTGATCGACTATCTGTAGGCCGTTTCAGCCAGGAATGTGAGCCGAGTTGGTGGCTGGTTCCTACCAAAAGAGCGCTAAGAATCAGGCCAGGAGGTTTCCGTTCAAAACATGGATTTGGGATTGCGCAGAGATTGAGATCAGCCGGTGGCTCGGGGCAGGTTCCCAGTGTTGGGGATATGGGCCAAGTGAGCGAGCAAATCCACACTCAGTGGGTAGCCCAGTGCCGCTGACGCGTACCAAAATCGCCCATGTCTTTGAGGTACTTCCGGATTTACGCGGAATCTGAGAACATGCAGACAAGTCTCCAGACAAAGGGACAACAACTACAGGACCCCGCAATTCGCCCTCACCGAAGTATCCCCTGGAAGACCCACATGCATCCTTTGACCTCGATTCTTATCGTCCTTGCCGCGGCAATGCTCTGGGTCGTAATCACCTCGAGCATGCTTGCCCTTCTCGGTCGCGCTGAACGTCGCTCCGGGCTCCGAGATCCCCGTAAGAGTGCCGTCGGTCCGAAGCGCAGGCATGGGAGCTTGGGCCCAAGGAAACGGAAAGTACGCCGCGGGAGCCATCCCCGGTGGGTAGCCCTGCACCGCTGAAGCAGGTACCCCCCACTCGTGTGGGCGCTGCGGCGGCCCGTCTACTGTGAAGACCGGGGCCGGCGGTGAGTGGTGCGGGCATGACGGTTCGCACCACCCCCAGCCGCCGTCGGTCCCCATTACTCTGCCGCCTCCAAGCGAAATTCGACCCCGCACTTCTCACAACGGAAAGTTGTATCAACGGAGAGGGTTGAGCCTGCACTTTCCCGGGAGCCTTCACGCTGCCTTCGACAGTGTCAGCGTGGGATCACCGGGATCATCCTGTCGCTGTCGCCCACCCCCGGAGCAAGGACGACTGCGTCGGCGCCGCACTGATGGGACCGATCGTCATCCTGGAGGCATGTTCCTGCATCGGAGTCGGCTATTTCTGCCGGAACCGGCGGCCACTGCCTTAGCCGGACGGTCAGCCCAGCGGTCGACCGGGTCACGGCCCGAAGGCATCGGAGGTCTCCTCAGCGGGTATCTTCGATGTCTTCGGCCGCTTCGGCGGCTG
It contains:
- a CDS encoding transposase; the protein is MSSRPTYSDEFKADAVNLVVSSGRSPASVAPELGISVTALKRWVQLHREGEAGAGGKPDDPVDPAKYKALEARLREVERENDFLKKVSAFFAKEQR
- a CDS encoding glycosyl hydrolase, coding for MPSKQPFAVWGVLALTLSLVSCAPVADPKDPASPSVCALPEHTGIVPDQGALFGVNLDWGHEQLSDYAQRLGHSPAVAVSFTDFPFTETGRANLDGAAGQVREQGGILLLTLEVLAGPASATQSAADDLAVTLHGINSSGVPVIVRFAHEMNGTWYPWGQQPAAYIAAFRRVADAIHRTAPASATMWAPNYGGGYPFRGGPYEAAPGSEDRKLLDTNADGVLDGNDDPYAPYYPGDDAVDWVGISLYHWGNTYPWGANVIPESGKFEQQLTGIYNGAGGNDLAVPDFYAVYGEEHGKPVAIPETAALFNPSLPSNEELAIKQAWWGQVFSPDLHARFPKLKMVNWFEWNKQENEVGSRVDWTATGTPAIRTAFTNALPDWLVFGQKPNCKTG
- a CDS encoding Hpt domain-containing protein, which translates into the protein MMPGNYEKGPVLVNPAVLERLREELDDDYTIWPVFVRNFISLLPTRLEKLRLTLTTGDLRGTLDAARSIRISGQMLGAERLADLALNLERSLREDPAQADPARILPQLATHFLNPMRACALQTEFRLHQHLQHGRDAQLGISGKRIEGGA